A single Macaca nemestrina isolate mMacNem1 unplaced genomic scaffold, mMacNem.hap1 Scaffold_110, whole genome shotgun sequence DNA region contains:
- the LOC139361225 gene encoding disco-interacting protein 2 homolog C-like isoform X5, whose protein sequence is MDAYTPPDTSYGSEDEGSVQVDSQGAPTSSQGSIKVEHWISQAIHGSTTSTTSSSSTQSGGSRAAHRLADVMAQTPMDNHSAPPDVTTYTSEHSIQMERPQGSTGSRTAPKYCNAELMETGDDCFLYISLQVRESMLVSSVSNALPLSLSVKKCRN, encoded by the exons atggacgcctacacccctccag ATACCTCTTATGGCTCAGAAGATGAAGGCTCAGTGCAGGTGGACTCCCAGGGCGCCCCgacctccagccagggcagcatcaaAGTGGAGCACTGGATCAGTCAGGCCATCCACGGCTCCACCACGTCCACCACCTCCTCGTCCTCCACGCAGAGCGGGGGCAGCAGAGCTGCCCACAGGCTAGCGGATGTCATGGCCCAGACCCCCATGG ataatcATTCTGCACCTCCTGACGTAACCACGTACACCTCAGAGCACTCCATACAGATGGAGCGACCACAGGGTTCCACGGGGTCCCGGACAGCGCCCAAGTACTGCAACGCCGAGCTCATGGAGACCGGGGATG attgttttctctacatttccttgcaagtccgagagagtatgctggttagtagtgtgtccaatgcactacctctgtccttgtcagtaaagaaatgtagaaattga
- the LOC139361225 gene encoding disco-interacting protein 2 homolog C-like isoform X6 yields the protein MDAYTPPDTSYGSEDEGSVQVDSQGAPTSSQGSIKVEHWISQAIHGSTTSTTSSSSTQSGGSRAAHRLADVMAQTPMDNHSAPPDVTTYTSEHSIQMERPQGSTGSRTAPKYCNAELMETGDGTTSHALCPWILRTTSQVGVHPLRY from the exons atggacgcctacacccctccag ATACCTCTTATGGCTCAGAAGATGAAGGCTCAGTGCAGGTGGACTCCCAGGGCGCCCCgacctccagccagggcagcatcaaAGTGGAGCACTGGATCAGTCAGGCCATCCACGGCTCCACCACGTCCACCACCTCCTCGTCCTCCACGCAGAGCGGGGGCAGCAGAGCTGCCCACAGGCTAGCGGATGTCATGGCCCAGACCCCCATGG ataatcATTCTGCACCTCCTGACGTAACCACGTACACCTCAGAGCACTCCATACAGATGGAGCGACCACAGGGTTCCACGGGGTCCCGGACAGCGCCCAAGTACTGCAACGCCGAGCTCATGGAGACCGGGGATG gaacaacatcccatgctctctgtccctggatattaagaacaacatcacaggtaggtgtacaccccctgcggtattag
- the LOC139361225 gene encoding disco-interacting protein 2 homolog C-like isoform X8 yields MDAYTPPDTSYGSEDEGSVQVDSQGAPTSSQGSIKVEHWISQAIHGSTTSTTSSSSTQSGGSRAAHRLADVMAQTPMDNHSAPPDVTTYTSEHSIQMERPQGSTGSRTAPKYCNAELMETGDALFIIAQTWRQRRNQNVLH; encoded by the exons atggacgcctacacccctccag ATACCTCTTATGGCTCAGAAGATGAAGGCTCAGTGCAGGTGGACTCCCAGGGCGCCCCgacctccagccagggcagcatcaaAGTGGAGCACTGGATCAGTCAGGCCATCCACGGCTCCACCACGTCCACCACCTCCTCGTCCTCCACGCAGAGCGGGGGCAGCAGAGCTGCCCACAGGCTAGCGGATGTCATGGCCCAGACCCCCATGG ataatcATTCTGCACCTCCTGACGTAACCACGTACACCTCAGAGCACTCCATACAGATGGAGCGACCACAGGGTTCCACGGGGTCCCGGACAGCGCCCAAGTACTGCAACGCCGAGCTCATGGAGACCGGGGATG ctttattcataattgctcaaacttggaggcaacgaagaaaccaaaatgttcttcactag
- the LOC139361225 gene encoding disco-interacting protein 2 homolog C-like isoform X7, with product MDAYTPPDTSYGSEDEGSVQVDSQGAPTSSQGSIKVEHWISQAIHGSTTSTTSSSSTQSGGSRAAHRLADVMAQTPMDNHSAPPDVTTYTSEHSIQMERPQGSTGSRTAPKYCNAELMETGDDTISRLFSLHFLASPREYAG from the exons atggacgcctacacccctccag ATACCTCTTATGGCTCAGAAGATGAAGGCTCAGTGCAGGTGGACTCCCAGGGCGCCCCgacctccagccagggcagcatcaaAGTGGAGCACTGGATCAGTCAGGCCATCCACGGCTCCACCACGTCCACCACCTCCTCGTCCTCCACGCAGAGCGGGGGCAGCAGAGCTGCCCACAGGCTAGCGGATGTCATGGCCCAGACCCCCATGG ataatcATTCTGCACCTCCTGACGTAACCACGTACACCTCAGAGCACTCCATACAGATGGAGCGACCACAGGGTTCCACGGGGTCCCGGACAGCGCCCAAGTACTGCAACGCCGAGCTCATGGAGACCGGGGATG ataccatttctagattgttttctctacatttccttgcaagtccgagagagtatgctggttag
- the LOC139361225 gene encoding disco-interacting protein 2 homolog C-like isoform X9 codes for MDAYTPPDTSYGSEDEGSVQVDSQGAPTSSQGSIKVEHWISQAIHGSTTSTTSSSSTQSGGSRAAHRLADVMAQTPMDNHSAPPDVTTYTSEHSIQMERPQGSTGSRTAPKYCNAELMETGDGPHMNRT; via the exons atggacgcctacacccctccag ATACCTCTTATGGCTCAGAAGATGAAGGCTCAGTGCAGGTGGACTCCCAGGGCGCCCCgacctccagccagggcagcatcaaAGTGGAGCACTGGATCAGTCAGGCCATCCACGGCTCCACCACGTCCACCACCTCCTCGTCCTCCACGCAGAGCGGGGGCAGCAGAGCTGCCCACAGGCTAGCGGATGTCATGGCCCAGACCCCCATGG ataatcATTCTGCACCTCCTGACGTAACCACGTACACCTCAGAGCACTCCATACAGATGGAGCGACCACAGGGTTCCACGGGGTCCCGGACAGCGCCCAAGTACTGCAACGCCGAGCTCATGGAGACCGGGGATG